A window of Brettanomyces nanus chromosome 2, complete sequence contains these coding sequences:
- a CDS encoding uncharacterized protein (EggNog:ENOG41~BUSCO:EOG09340HH2), with protein MKFGQTLKSSLIKEYSYYYIQYDELKHFIKQGLSETSNKWSGQLEEEFVNRLEEELDKIFDFTTLKTKEINRRIADVDKLVARTVENSKHATPEEMEYYEQDYEDLEDELRDIISDVYDLNTFTQLNYTGFQKILKKHDKRTKYILKPIYQTRLDAKPFYKTNTDLFIVKLSKLYDLVRTRGNPTQGDSAAGGKTQNFVRQTTKYWVHPDNITELKLIILQHLPVLVFNPNKDWETEDSAITSIYFDNENMDLYYGRLLKTEGAEAIRVRWYGNMEVDNMFIERKTHREDWTGEKSVKARFPMKENKINDFLNGKYTAKQAFEKKRREGRKSAEEIDALERLAQEVQYRVIKDKMRPVMRTFYHRTAFQLPGDARVRISLDTQLTMVREDNFDGVNRTKDSWRRMDIGINYPFSNLPPGDVERFPYAVLEVKLQTQLGQEPPQWVRDLVSSHLVEAVPKFSKFIHGCSTLLPDKIDLIPFWLPQMDVDIRKPKCDDNYGIVRRHGESGTSAPGNHMDEEELVFANNGTSRENYGSVRIDESNNRVEQLPTEDNTSNIWDRLQEKWDQMNKYIFHYDTEQLSNAVAPGTVYETQIHAPPGKKIAVPVRVEPKVYFATERTYLSWLSISLIFGGTAQALLNYGDIVSFMTSSCFYLLSALTILYSTGIYVWRVMNVRKKRAARYDDQFGPDAICSAMVLTILVNFLFRWLY; from the coding sequence ATGAAGTTCGGACAGACTCTAAAGTCTTCTTTAATTAAAGAGTACTCATATTATTATATTCAGTACGATGAGCTGAAACACTTCATCAAACAGGGTCTCTCAGAGACCAGTAATAAGTGGTCTGGAcagttggaagaggagttTGTCAATCgtttggaagaggaattgGATAAGATTTTTGATTTTACGACTCTAAAAACTAAGGAGATCAACCGTCGTATTGCAGATGTTGATAAATTGGTTGCCAGAACCGTCGAGAACTCCAAGCATGCCACTCCTGAGGAGATGGAGTATTACGAGCAGGACTACGAGGATTTAGAGGACGAGTTACGCGATATCATATCTGACGTTTACGACTTGAACACTTTCACTCAATTGAACTATACTGGCTTTCaaaagattttgaagaagcatgaCAAAAGAACTAAGTACATCTTGAAGCCTATCTACCAAACCCGATTGGATGCTAAGCCCTTTTACAAGACTAACACCGATTTGTTCATCGTCAAATTATCCAAACTGTACGATTTGGTTCGCACGAGAGGTAATCCTACACAGGGTGATTCTGCTGCTGGAGGAAAGACGCAAAACTTTGTTAGACAGACTACAAAGTATTGGGTTCATCCTGATAACATCACagagttgaagttgatcatATTGCAACACCTTCCAGTGCTTGTTTTCAATCCTAATAAGGACTGGGAGACTGAAGATTCTGCCATTACCTCCATATACTTTGATAACGAGAATATGGACTTGTACTATGGACGTTTGTTGAAGACTGAAGGAGCCGAGGCCATCCGTGTTAGATGGTATGGAAATATGGAGGTCGATAATATGttcattgaaagaaagactCATAGAGAGGACTGGACCGGTGAGAAATCTGTCAAAGCCCGTTTCCCAatgaaagagaacaaaATCAACGACTTCCTCAATGGTAAATACACAGCTAAGCAGGCGTTCGAGAAGAAGCGCAGGGAGGGACGTAAATCCGcagaggagattgatgctTTGGAAAGATTGGCCCAAGAGGTTCAATACCGTGTTATTAAGGACAAGATGCGCCCCGTGATGCGTACATTCTACCATAGAACTGCCTTCCAACTACCCGGTGACGCCCGCGTGAGAATCTCGTTAGATACTCAATTGACCATGGTTAGAGAGGATAACTTTGACGGTGTTAACCGTACTAAGGATAGCTGGAGAAGAATGGATATTGGTATAAACTATCCCTTTTCCAACTTACCACCTGGAGACGTGGAGAGATTTCCTTACGCCGTTTTGGAAGTCAAGCTACAAACACAACTCGGCCAGGAACCTCCTCAGTGGGTTAGAGACCTGGTTTCCTCTCACCTTGTTGAAGCAGTGCCGAAATTCTCTAAGTTTATTCACGGCTGCTCTACATTGCTGCCTGATAAGATTGATCTAATTCCGTTCTGGCTTCCTCAGATGGATGTGGACATTCGTAAACCCAAGTGTGATGACAACTATGGTATTGTTCGACGCCATGGTGAAAGTGGCACCTCTGCTCCAGGTAATCATATggacgaagaagagcttGTTTTTGCCAACAATGGAACATCTCGTGAAAACTATGGATCTGTACGTATTGACGAGTCCAACAATCGTGTCGAGCAACTCCCCACTGAAGACAATACTTCTAACATTTGGGACAGACTCCAGGAAAAGTGGGATCAGATGAATAAATATATATTCCACTATGACACTGAGCAGCTGTCAAATGCTGTTGCACCAGGAACGGTCTACGAGACACAGATCCATGCTCCACCGGGAAAGAAGATTGCTGTTCCAGTTAGAGTTGAACCAAAGGTCTACTTCGCCACGGAAAGGACTTATTTGTCCTGGCTAAGTATTTCATTGATATTTGGCGGTACTGCACAGGCATTACTGAACTACGGTGACATTGTGTCATTCATGACTTCATCATGCTTTTATTTATTGTCTGCCTTGACTATTCTCTACTCTACCGGTATCTACGTCTGGAGAGTGATGAACGttaggaagaagagagcagCCAGGTACGATGACCAGTTCGGCCCAGATGCTATCTGCAGTGCGATGGTGTTGACTATTCTAGTTAATTTCTTGTTTAGATGGTTGTATTAA
- a CDS encoding uncharacterized protein (BUSCO:EOG09341VRZ), whose product MDRGFTQGFMLGQLSVIVIITIFIRFFVFAEAAPANPGKKHRVPKITGLGSRIQQSKQEANGENEENVVHSILEKTYYSVDTHSAESLDWFNVLLAQFIMQIRREALSNDKIYHSLDRAFNRSSLADYTDKINITEVNIGDDFPIFSNCRIRNTDGRLQAKIDVDVSDTLTIAAETSFLINTPKPMTASLPVRISVSIVRFSGCLTVSLVSISPPSKDSKDPAKMTEEEKIHDMISRVHDINDSDPKGVPSGDTKTALMFSFAPDFRLEFEIKSLIGSKAKLEDMPRVGSIVENILRKWFIDRCIDPKFQTMKIPSVWSAKEPEKQEDEGESAKSTTTVEQQ is encoded by the exons ATGGA TCGAGGATTTACCCAGGGATTTATGTTGGGTCAATTGTCTGTGATAGTAATCATCACGATTTTCATACGattctttgtttttgcAGAGGCAGCCCCTGCCAATCCTGGAAAGAAGCATAGGGTACCTAAGATTACGGGTCTTGGGTCCAGAATTCAGCAGAGCAAACAGGAGGCCAACGGcgaaaatgaagagaatgtTGTTCACAGTATTCTAGAGAAAACTTACTACAGTGTGGATACTCATTCGGCCGAATCCCTGGATTGGTTCAATGTGCTGTTAGCACAGTTCATAATGCAGATCAGAAGGGAGGCTCTATCCAACGACAAAATTTACCATTCTTTGGACAGAGCATTCAACAGATCGAGTCTTGCAGATTACACGGATAAAATTAACATTACAGAGGTGAATATAGGCGATGACTTTCCAATCTTCAGCAACTGTCGAATTCGGAATACCGATGGACGATTACAAGCAAAGATAGATGTCGATGTAAGCGATACGCTAACGATAGCGGCAGAAACGAGCTTTTTAATCAATACTCCCAAACCAATGACGGCCAGCTTACCGGTACGAATTAGTGTATCGATTGTCAGATTTAGTGGATGCCTTACTGTATCATTAGTCTCCATTTCTCCTCCGTCCAAGGATAGTAAAGATCCTGCCAAAAtgactgaagaagagaaaatacACGATATGATTTCACGTGTTCATGACATCAACGACTCCGACCCCAAAGGAGTTCCCTCCGGCGATACGAAGACGGCACTTATGTTTTCATTTGCTCCTGATTTCCGCTTGGAGTTTGAAATCAAGTCCCTGATTGGCTCCAAAGCAAAACTTGAGGACATGCCTCGAGTTGGCTCTATAGTAGAGAATATTCTGCGCAAATGGTTTATCGACAGATGTATTGATCCAAAGTTTCAAACTATGAAAATTCCAAGCGTCTGGTCAGCCAAGGAACCTGAAAAGCAGGAGGATGAGGGAGAGTCCGCTAAGTCAACGACTACAGTAGAACAGCAATGA
- a CDS encoding uncharacterized protein (BUSCO:EOG09340OMG), whose translation MSDSILAKNIGNFFESLNFESSKEYLPPSLTKLINSNYYSKDTYFTPQEIIAGLNSSNDNEIYIVLKFLVCILTTKQTYDEINQVFPHVIKNINSSNLKNRRLVYYILLRFSDQQPDISLLSINAIQKSLTDKNCINRALAIRCLSGINIPAILPILSLSLKKSIKDLSPLVRSASAIAIIKCYTLDRAYNGSSETIGELLKDSSSLVLQLYHFLDILLSDNDTRVIGSAIICFYSIFPSCFDLIHGKLTHLIDKLNYLDPYSTELLLDILTDYSKVFFLPTETIKDESHLPKELASLLVNLKFLMFTDSGSIVLAASRCISTVFPFAIEQLQLVEVLIKFTYPSASCTMSQSHSRAAILGEIDHLLSKKLITISKHQLSCFIPLTDDSYKVCKLKINILFHSIDSDTFDFVFDELKFVVQDSQMPLQLRKYTLQQLNGILATNLSTDQLSKVVRFFLSKLKASNESDNLVSENITGLRQLIQGDVTGYVDVLMKLAGRLLDENTDASEDDNNRVFLAPIAQASIVWLLGEFGINSPRVSEEEMKLDVDPESKTLKIMTLRKYLPDLFRIVVSRFKHLDTLVKLETLHAITKLVTNDIYESRKLNKPYNLQGNTLFKLLNWVLQLTKYDHDVDLRDRSRLVGAIVPNVIYGPNIEAKSEQLNIDEMFENPEVAAYCEEKLNKIELAVYMFQTEKPTPQANAENNQSTEVAPFLRQYLRVTENQLDPAYIEYYNEVRAQGFDLKDYNRFGMNAVSSKSFNASHSGSSSMESPTPKNNHYSPPSSWNIHPNVSKYKLQTLDDFLGENNNQK comes from the coding sequence ATGTCGGACTCAATTTTAGCCAAAAATATTGGgaacttctttgaaagtcTCAATTTCGAGTCCTCAAAAGAGTACCTTCCACCATCATTAACAAAGCTCATCAATAGCAACTACTACTCCAAAGATACATACTTCACTCCCCAGGAAATCATCGCAGGATTGAACTCGTCCAATGACAACGAAATTTACATTGTCCTCAAGTTTTTGGTTTGTATTCTCACCACCAAACAAACCTATGATGAGATCAATCAGGTATTTCCTCATGTGATCAAGAATATTAACTCAAGcaacttgaagaatagAAGACTAGTCTATTATATTCTACTCAGATTCAGCGACCAGCAACCCGATATTTcccttctttccatcaatGCCATCCAGAAGTCTCTCACCGACAAGAATTGTATCAATAGAGCATTGGCGATTAGATGCCTTAGCGGAATCAACATTCCTGCCATCTTACCCATACTATCTctctctttgaagaagagcattAAGGATTTGTCCCCATTGGTGAGGTCCGCATCGGCTATTGCCATAATAAAATGCTATACTTTGGATAGAGCTTACAATGGTTCTTCGGAAACTATAGGCGAACTATTAAaggattcttcatctctaGTGCTTCAGCTCTACCACTTCTTGGACATCTTGCTCAGCGACAACGACACTCGTGTCATTGGATCGGCAATAATTTGTTTTTACAGCATCTTTCCGTCTTGctttgatttgattcacGGTAAGTTGACTCATTTGATCGACAAATTGAACTATTTGGACCCCTACTCCACTGAGCTATTGCTTGACATTTTGACTGATTACTCCAAAGTGTTTTTCTTACCTACAGAGACAATAAAGGACGAATCACATCTTCCGAAAGAGTTGGCCAGCCTACTAgtgaacttgaagttccTCATGTTTACCGACAGTGGGAGTATAGTTCTTGCTGCTTCTAGATGCATAAGCACGGTTTTTCCGTTTGCTATTGAGCAGCTTCAATTGGTTGAAGTATTAATCAAGTTCACATATCCTTCTGCTAGCTGCACAATGAGTCAATCACATTCTAGAGCCGCCATTTTAGGTGAGATTGATCACCTCTTATCGAAAAAGCTTATTACCATCAGTAAACATCAATTGAGCTGCTTCATACCTTTGACAGATGATAGCTATAAGGTTTGCAAGTTGAAAATCAATATCTTATTTCATTCGATTGACTCTGATACGTTTGATTTTGTGTTTGACGAGTTGAAATTTGTGGTTCAGGATTCACAGATGCCATTACAACTAAGAAAGTATACATTACAGCAGTTAAATGGCATTCTAGCAACTAATTTGTCCACCGATCAGCTCTCGAAAGTGGTGAGATTCTTTTTAAGCAAATTAAAGGCCTCCAACGAGAGTGATAATTTAGTCAGCGAGAACATTACAGGATTGAGACAGCTGATTCAAGGCGATGTTACTGGATATGTTGATGTTTTGATGAAGCTGGCCGGTAGACTACTTGATGAAAATACTGATGCAAGTGAGGACGACAACAACCGTGTGTTTCTTGCACCAATAGCGCAGGCTTCCATCGTTTGGCTATTGGGTGAATTTGGAATTAACTCACCACGGGTaagcgaagaagaaatgaaactCGACGTCGATCCGGAGAGCAAAACATTAAAGATTATGACACTTAGAAAGTATCTTCCGGACCTCTTTCGGATTGTTGTGTCGAGATTCAAGCATTTGGACACTCTAGTGAAGTTAGAAACTCTTCATGCCATAACCAAATTGGTGACCAATGATATCTACGAGAGCAGAAAGCTCAACAAGCCATACAATTTGCAGGGAAATACATTGTTTAAGCTGCTTAACTGGGTTCTCCAACTTACCAAATATGACCACGATGTGGATCTTAGAGATCGATCAAGACTTGTTGGGGCTATAGTGCCAAATGTGATCTATGGTCCAAATATTGAGGCCAAATCAGAACAGTTGAACATAGATGAGATGTTTGAGAATCCGGAGGTTGCTGCATATTGTGAGGAAAAGCTTAACAAAATCGAGTTGGCTGTCTACATGTTCCAAACAGAAAAGCCTACACCTCAAGCGAACGCAGAGAATAATCAGAGTACAGAAGTGGCACCCTTTCTACGTCAGTACCTTAGAGTCACCGAGAACCAGCTGGATCCCGCTTATATCGAATATTACAATGAGGTAAGAGCACAAGGATTTGACTTGAAGGATTACAACCGATTTGGAATGAACGCAGTTTCGTCCAAGTCGTTCAACGCATCTCATTCTGGTTCCTCTTCTATGGAATCGCCCACTCCAAAGAACAATCATTActctcctccttcttcatgGAACATTCATCCAAATGTCAGCAAGTACAAATTACAGACGCTAGATGACTTTTTGGGAGAAAACAATAACCAGAAATAG
- a CDS encoding uncharacterized protein (BUSCO:EOG093409YG): protein MGVHELWDIVGPTTRPVRLEALRNKRLAVDASIWIYQFLKAVRDKEGNPLRNSHIVGFFRRICKLLYFGIRPVFVFDGGVPVLKRETIRRRKERREGQRESMEKTAHKLLAKQLQRAAEMKNEGLETVRKPARSSALKSNVPIGKLDLGEYYEDNNYFDGDSMRKTHESEKKEEESRIFRKQDDFDLPQIEEFKIDKKDERMVADYEYDRLTQEIHEDLDNIDLDSIDPISTSFDRLPLSTQYIILSHLRLRSRLRMGYTKDQLEELFSNSMEFSKFQIQRVQKRNYFTQRLMNASGMDTDNKTVSRRRIVGEKDREYTLERTEGGYVLSINKDNEDEGKNVDNAIRLDEEERGRDALEDDDDDDEDIEWEEVPTGTANHSSIMVLDANKSPGNEGARAFMDPSLYNKETLFVDQEEEEENVTGKDDSLMEKIKSLYAYAEENNNKRASMKTMTVATTGNDDEMEGESIEEEDLKQAIESSKKDYMAMLEREKHPKNAGEEEEAKQPPIILSKEALEKTLKLPKFSFGGSLLTQKTKGRDIEEKKDEPLKVVESPTKPVKPLPLPDWFENNAVEDKHRFEPDIGVESLNSLRQETEDEKAGLHKFVEVEDMFSEEDEPEVVVIEDDRKEKKKKKEKQGDEDEGVNVEVVTEMNKGNKEKQEEQEEQEGEPQSSMLPSVPSAQHTDDYEFSEDEEQQLQENIKQEEAAYGTFVNQLSDKKVSSEKKTGSMWSMDEEVKLQEQLRKQKRDSDEVTTNMIMDIQDMLSRFGIPFITAPMEAEAQCAELFKLHLVDGIVTDDSDCFLFGGIKIYKNMFNEKNYVECYQLEDIERDMGLTRTQLIEIAIMLGSDYTDGLKGVGKVTAVEILAEFKSLYKFRDWWLDYQNGVIDKSADDKIKKKLRRQLGKSLYLGEDFPSQQIYQAYLQPEVDHDKTAFKWGYPNLDKLRTFLMYNVGWPQSKVDQILVPIIQNLNKPQQTIEEFFPVELVRKRRQIMMGKRLREATDKLKTRYDAKKRKTEEKK, encoded by the coding sequence ATGGGTGTTCATGAGCTTTGGGATATTGTGGGACCCACAACTCGTCCTGTAAGACTCGAGGCTCTTAGGAATAAAAGGCTAGCAGTGGATGCATCGATTTGGATCTATCAGTTTTTGAAGGCTGTCAGAGACAAGGAGGGCAATCCTCTACGAAACTCGCATATAGTGGGATTTTTCAGACGAATATGCAAGCTACTTTACTTTGGAATCCGACCAGTGTTTGTGTTTGATGGAGGAGTACCTgtattgaagagagagacaATTCGaaggaggaaagaaaggagagaaggCCAGAGAGAGTCTATGGAGAAGACTGCTCACAAACTCTTGGCTAAACAGCTACAGCGAGCTGCTGAGATGAAAAACGAGGGATTGGAAACAGTTAGAAAACCAGCTAGATCTTCTGCCCTAAAGAGCAACGTTCCTATAGGCAAATTAGACCTTGGCGAGTATTATGAGGATAACAACTATTTTGATGGAGACTCGATGAGAAAGACGCACGAATccgaaaagaaagaagaagaaagccgAATATTCAGGAAACAGGACGATTTTGATCTTCCACAGATAGAAGAGTTTaagattgataagaaagatGAGAGGATGGTGGCAGATTACGAGTATGACCGGCTGACGCAAGAGATCCACGAAGATTTAGACAatattgatttggataGCATTGATCCGATTTCTACCTCATTTGATAGGCTTCCATTATCAACTCAGTATATTATACTATCACACTTAAGGCTTCGATCGAGATTGAGAATGGGATATACAAAGGATCAATTGGAGGAGTTGTTTTCGAACAGTATGGAGTTTAGTAAATTTCAGATCCAAAGAGTCCAGAAAAGGAACTATTTCACtcagagattgatgaatGCATCTGGAATGGATACTGACAATAAAACTGTGtctagaagaaggattgttggagagaaagataGAGAATATACCTTAGAGAGAACGGAGGGGGGATATGTGCTGTCTATTAACAaggataatgaagatgagggAAAAAATGTGGATAATGCAATCCGTTTGGACGAAGAGGAGAGAGGAAGAGATGCTTtggaggatgatgatgatgatgacgaagacATTGAATGGGAAGAGGTTCCCACTGGCACTGCTAATCACTCATCTATTATGGTATTAGACGCTAATAAGTCTCCTGGTAATGAAGGGGCGAGGGCATTTATGGATCCATCGCTTTATAATAAGGAGACACTTTTtgttgatcaagaagaggaagaggaaaatgTTACAGGGAAAGACGACTCTTTAATGGAGAAGATCAAGTCATTGTATGCGTACGCTGAGGAAAATAACAACAAAAGAGCCAGCATGAAGACAATGACTGTTGCGACTACAGGAAATGATGACGAAATGGAAGGAGAATCAatagaggaggaagatttgaaaCAGGCTATTGAAAGCTCTAAAAAGGATTATATGGCTATgcttgaaagagaaaagcaTCCAAAGAACGCaggagaagaggaagaagcaaaaCAACCTCCTATTATATTGAGTAAGGAGGCTTTAGAGAAGACGCTAAAACTACCAAAGTTTTCATTTGGAGGTTCATTATTGACACAGAAAACGAAAGGGagagatattgaagagaaaaaggatgAACCATTGAAAGTAGTTGAGAGTCCCACTAAACCAGTTAAACCACTACCGCTTCCTGACTGGTTTGAAAATAATGCGGTAGAAGATAAACATAGATTTGAGCCTGATATCGGTGTTGAAAGTTTGAACTCATTAAGACAAGAGACAGAGGATGAAAAGGCTGGATTGCATAAGTTTGTTGAAGTAGAAGATATGTTCTCGGAAGAAGACGAGCCCGAAGTTGTGGTTATAGAAGATGATaggaaggagaaaaagaaaaagaaggagaaacagggggatgaagatgaaggagtGAACGTTGAAGTTGTAACCGAAATGAATAAAGGCAATAAGGAAAAacaggaagaacaggaagaacaggaagGGGAACCACAGTCATCCATGCTACCTTCCGTACCATCAGCTCAACATACTGATGATTATGAATTctctgaggatgaagaacaacAGCTTCAGGAAAACATTAAGCAAGAAGAGGCTGCTTATGGAACGTTTGTCAATCAATTATCGGATAAGAAAGTTTCTAGTGAAAAAAAGACAGGCTCAATGTGGTctatggatgaagaagtgaaaTTACAAGAGCAGCTAAGAAAGCAGAAGCGAGACTCTGATGAAGTGACTACGAATATGATCATGGACATTCAAGATATGCTCTCGAGATTTGGTATTCCTTTTATTACTGCACCAATGGAAGCAGAAGCTCAATGCGCTGAGCTCTTTAAGCTTCATTTAGTGGATGGAATTGTGACGGATGACTCGGATTGCTTTTTATTCGGGGGTATTAAAATTTATAAGAACATGTTCAACGAGAAGAACTATGTGGAATGTTACCAATTGGAAGACATTGAAAGAGACATGGGACTAACGAGAACGCAATTGATAGAGATAGCTATCATGCTCGGAAGTGATTATACAGACGGTTTGAAAGGTGTTGGTAAAGTGACAGCCGTAGAAATATTGGCAGAGTTCAAGAGCTTATACAAATTCAGAGACTGGTGGCTGGACTATCAGAACGGTGTGATAGATAAATCTGCGGATGAtaaaataaagaagaaattgagaCGACAGTTAGGCAAGTCACTATATTTGGGAGAGGATTTTCCTAGCCAGCAGATATATCAGGCTTATTTACAACCAGAGGTTGACCACGATAAGACCGCATTCAAATGGGGATATCCTAACTTGGACAAACTAAGAACGTTTTTAATGTACAATGTTGGTTGGCCACAGTCCAAAGTGGACCAGATATTGGTTCCAATTATTCAAAACCTCAACAAGCCTCAACAGACTATCGAGGAATTCTTCCCCGTAGAATTagtgagaaagagaaggcaAATCATGATGGGAAAGAGACTTAGAGAGGCCACTGACAAGCTCAAAACCAGGTATGATGCAAAGAAGCGCAAGACcgaggagaagaaatga
- the DBP3 gene encoding RNA-dependent ATPase → MSLTLGFGIPAVNHVVKSGSQDLKVLVISPTRELATQTYENMKELTDAVGLHCVCIYGGVPKESQRREVKRSQCVIATPGRLLDLIQEGSISLKQVDYLILDEADRMLEKGFEEDIKNIVSQTNAQRQTLMFTATWPREVRDLASTFMDQPAKVSIGDRDELSANKSIKQIVEVIDPREKKTKLLQLLDKYLVGSKKHDRILIFALYKKEAARVERDLTYHGYEVAALHGDLSQAQRTQALDSFKSGKCNLMLATDVAARGLDIPNVKVVINLTFPLTAEDYVHRIGRTGRAGHTGIAHTLFTIEEKHLAGALMNVLRAANQPVPDELLQFGSYTKKKTHSAYGAFYKDVDMHEKGKKIKFD, encoded by the exons ATGTCATTG ACTTTAGGATTTGGTATTCCAGCCGTCAACCATGTTGTTAAATCTGGCAGTCAGGATTTGAAAGTGTTAGTTATTTCTCCAACTAGGGAATTGGCAACGCAAACCTACGAAAATATGAAAGAGTTAACCGATGCTGTTGGCTTGCACTGTGTCTGCATATATGGCGGTGTTCCTAAAGAATCACAACGTAGAGAAGTGAAACGGTCTCAGTGTGTGATTGCAACTCCAGGAAGATTACTAGATCTTATACAGGAAGGCTCGATCAGTCTCAAACAAGTGGATTATTTGATTTTGGATGAGGCAGATCGTATGTTAgagaaaggatttgaagaggacATCAAGAATATTGTGTCGCAAACGAATGCACAGCGTCAGACTTTAATGTTCACAGCTACCTGGCCTAGAGAGGTGCGTGACTTGGCATCCACATTTATGGATCAGCCGGCTAAAGTTTCTATCGGAGATCGTGATGAGCTTTCTGCCAATAAGAGTATTAAGCAGATCGTGGAAGTGATAGATCCtagagagaaaaagaccAAGTTGCTGCAACTTCTCGATAAATATCTTGTCGGTAGCAAGAAACATGATAGGATTTTAATCTTTGCCTTGTACAAGAAGGAGGCGGCTCGTGTTGAGAGGGATTTGACCTACCACGGCTACGAGGTGGCAGCATTACATGGAGATCTCAGTCAGGCACAACGTACGCAGGCTTTAGACAGTTTTAAGAGTGGTAAATGCAACCTTATGTTGGCAACAGATGTGGCAGCCCGTGGTTTGGATATTCCAAACGTGAAGGTAGTGATCAATTTGACCTTCCCCTTAACTGCTGAGGATTATGTCCATAGAATCGGTAGAACTGGTAGAGCAGGACACACTGGTATTGCACACACTTTGTTCaccattgaagaaaagcatCTTGCCGGTGCTTTGATGAACGTTCTGCGAGCAGCAAATCAACCTGTTCCCGATGAATTACTTCAATTCGGTTCTTACACTAAAAAGAAGACCCACAGTGCATATGGTGCTTTCTATAAGGATGTGGATATGCAtgaaaagggaaagaagatcaagttCGATTAG
- a CDS encoding uncharacterized protein (EggNog:ENOG41~CAZy:GH16), with product MTSPTPLYENKVATSSSESATSLATCNPLSSTGCSADPALATAISDDFHSESKHYSPYRTPSKISYSDDGLNLTLSKQYDNPSLVSNYYIMFGRMEVMLKSASGTGVISSFYLQSDDLDEIDFEWFGGYGYEVQSNFFSKGNTTTYDRGEYHQMDDPRADFHNYTVDWTSDALKWYLDGTLIRTLDSNSSSGYPQSPMRVYFGVWAGGDSSNTEGVIEWAGGLTDYTLAPFNMQIQKLVVTDYSTGSEYKYTDDTGDWSSIQAVDGKIMGRQAKGVSEFSSLVEGEEISSSNTTDITDTTGSSETSSESENLSASITSSSEATDSSTLTGSDTTISTITTSGSSSSSSLASSINSTDGALGLENSLSALAAGLLFVVSLL from the coding sequence ATGACGAGTCCAACTCCTCTCTACGAGAACAAGGTGGCTACCTCCTCCTCAGAATCCGCTACTTCTTTGGCTACCTGCAATCCTTTGTCGTCTACTGGATGTTCTGCAGATCCTGCTCTAGCCACCGCCATCAGCGACGACTTTCACTCTGAAAGCAAACACTACTCCCCATATAGAACACCCAGTAAGATATCCTATAGTGACGATGGACTCAACCTCACATTGTCCAAACAGTACGATAATCCATCGCTCGTATCTAACTACTATATCATGTTTGGACGTATGGAAGTGATGTTGAAGTCTGCAAGTGGTACGGGTGTCATAAGCTCTTTTTACCTGCAGAGTGATGATCTCGATGAGATTGATTTTGAGTGGTTTGGAGGATATGGATATGAAGTTCAGtccaattttttttctaaaGGTAACACCACCACTTATGACAGAGGTGAATACCACCAAATGGATGATCCTAGAGCGGATTTCCACAACTATACAGTTGACTGGACTTCTGATGCCTTAAAATGGTACCTTGATGGTACTTTGATCAGAACGTTGGACAGCAATAGTTCTTCTGGATATCCACAATCTCCAATGCGTGTATACTTTGGTGTTTGGGCTGGAGGTGATTCCAGCAACACTGAAGGAGTCATCGAATGGGCTGGAGGTCTTACTGATTACACTTTGGCTCCATTCAACATGCAGATCCAAAAATTAGTGGTAACCGACTATTCTACCGGTTCCGAATATAAATACACGGACGACACCGGTGACTGGTCAAGCATTCAGGCTGTTGACGGTAAAATTATGGGCAGACAAGCTAAGGGAGTATCTGAGTTTAGCTCATTggttgaaggtgaagagatctcttcttcaaataccACTGATATCACTGATACTACGGGATCATCTGAGACCTCTAGTGAGAGTGAAAACTTGTCTGCTTCCAttacatcttcttctgaagctACTGATTCATCCACCCTCACAGGATCCGACACTACTATCTCTACTATAACCACTTcaggttcttcttcctcttcttctcttgcaTCTTCTATCAATTCCACTGATGGGGCACTAGGCCTTGAAAATAGTTTATCAGCGCTGGCTGCCGGCCTGCTGTTTGTGGTTTCATTGTTATGA